A region of Elusimicrobiota bacterium DNA encodes the following proteins:
- a CDS encoding FecR family protein → MKWIFSFLLSIFLPVYLSTFLSAQTFSGEFGEVKGTVEILKEGEMDWAPAVEGMPVQLKDKIKTAENSSCNVELDDGSIIFVGENTEAAIDTLEITTEKHDSKVSLWFGKILANISKSKDTKMEVNSPTAIVAVRGTEFAVESSGEKTAVGVFDGEVGVKNTEGTEIEEVNVKPDQETLVERGIRPRPPSRLVLMQKYKERNARLRKRVQSLKEQLKRHPPEHRLKMRQTAFEKFKKLREKRIEQIKRNQMKRKAIKRRSPPSR, encoded by the coding sequence ATGAAGTGGATATTCAGTTTTTTACTTTCTATCTTCTTACCTGTTTACCTTTCTACCTTTTTATCCGCACAGACTTTTTCCGGTGAGTTTGGTGAAGTAAAAGGCACTGTTGAGATTCTAAAAGAAGGTGAAATGGACTGGGCGCCAGCAGTTGAAGGGATGCCTGTTCAGTTAAAAGACAAAATTAAAACAGCAGAAAATTCGTCTTGTAATGTTGAATTAGATGATGGCTCAATTATTTTTGTTGGTGAAAATACAGAGGCAGCTATTGATACGCTTGAGATAACTACTGAGAAACATGATTCAAAAGTTTCGTTGTGGTTTGGTAAAATTTTGGCAAACATTTCTAAATCAAAAGATACAAAAATGGAAGTTAACTCACCTACCGCTATTGTCGCTGTAAGAGGTACTGAGTTTGCAGTTGAATCTTCTGGTGAGAAAACGGCTGTTGGTGTGTTTGATGGCGAAGTCGGTGTAAAAAATACTGAAGGAACTGAAATAGAAGAAGTAAATGTAAAGCCCGACCAGGAAACATTAGTTGAAAGAGGCATCCGTCCCCGACCACCATCGCGGCTTGTATTAATGCAAAAATATAAAGAACGAAATGCACGGTTAAGAAAACGGGTTCAGTCGTTAAAAGAACAGCTTAAACGACATCCACCGGAACACCGATTGAAAATGAGACAAACTGCGTTTGAGAAATTTAAAAAGTTACGAGAAAAACGAATAGAACAAATAAAAAGAAATCAAATGAAAAGAAAAGCAATCAAACGACGTTCTCCACCATCTCGGTAG
- the mltG gene encoding endolytic transglycosylase MltG gives MKKILFLILFLILIILVYFCIPYKETVIKIPEGSTPKQVAKILKNGKIIKSENLFLTLVWLTKTEKKFKYGTYKLNNKIPNWIILKKIVNGDTYRIKITIPEGLTTQEIAELLEKKGICSSRRFLDRVKNKKLEGYLFPETYFFEPATAENKIVQMLYNQFKKIFVDEFIRRTKELKLTEKQIIILASIIEKEAKKDEERPLVSAVFHNRLKKGWNLESCATILYAMGEHKSFLTYQDLKINSLYNTYIHPGLPPGAICNPGLKSIKAALYPSDSEDMFFVADGSGTHIFSKYIEEHNSKKKQRKTTNKNLDKI, from the coding sequence ATGAAAAAAATTTTATTCTTAATTTTATTTTTAATTTTAATTATACTCGTCTATTTTTGTATTCCATACAAAGAAACAGTTATAAAAATTCCGGAAGGGTCAACTCCCAAACAGGTTGCAAAAATACTTAAAAACGGAAAAATTATAAAAAGCGAAAATCTCTTTCTAACACTTGTATGGCTTACAAAAACAGAAAAAAAATTTAAGTACGGAACATATAAACTAAACAATAAAATACCAAATTGGATTATTCTTAAAAAAATTGTGAATGGCGATACATACAGGATAAAAATCACAATACCAGAGGGATTGACAACACAAGAAATCGCAGAGCTTTTAGAGAAAAAAGGAATCTGCAGCAGTAGAAGATTTTTAGATAGAGTAAAAAATAAAAAACTGGAAGGATACCTTTTCCCAGAAACATATTTTTTTGAGCCCGCCACTGCCGAAAATAAAATAGTGCAAATGCTCTATAACCAATTTAAAAAAATTTTTGTAGACGAGTTTATTAGAAGAACAAAAGAACTTAAACTAACAGAAAAACAGATTATAATCCTTGCCTCAATTATAGAGAAAGAAGCCAAAAAAGATGAAGAAAGACCACTTGTTTCCGCTGTCTTCCATAACCGACTGAAAAAAGGCTGGAACTTAGAATCCTGTGCAACTATTTTATACGCGATGGGAGAACATAAAAGTTTTCTAACATACCAGGATTTAAAAATAAACTCGCTATACAATACATATATTCACCCCGGTCTTCCACCTGGCGCTATTTGTAATCCTGGATTAAAATCTATTAAGGCAGCACTCTATCCGTCTGACAGTGAGGATATGTTTTTTGTTGCAGATGGTTCTGGGACACATATATTTTCAAAATATATTGAAGAACACAACTCAAAAAAGAAACAGCGAAAAACAACAAATAAAAACCTTGACAAAATATAA
- the ruvX gene encoding Holliday junction resolvase RuvX gives MSILAIDYGKKRLGFAVTTSSFIPTPLPPVTVEKTDTVFSKIVEIVEEFSVSEIVIGLPINMNGSENEMTKEIRKFACKIYKKIGLKAVFVNEQLTSKEANEKLADTQRNWRKRKQKMDSAAACLILQNYVEQKKTGL, from the coding sequence TTGTCTATCCTCGCTATTGATTACGGTAAAAAACGGCTCGGGTTTGCAGTTACGACTTCTTCTTTTATCCCAACCCCACTTCCACCTGTTACAGTAGAAAAAACGGATACTGTATTCTCTAAAATTGTTGAAATAGTTGAAGAGTTTTCGGTATCTGAAATAGTAATTGGACTACCAATAAATATGAACGGTAGTGAAAATGAAATGACAAAAGAAATAAGAAAATTTGCTTGTAAAATTTACAAAAAAATTGGGCTGAAAGCCGTTTTTGTTAATGAGCAACTTACATCAAAAGAAGCCAATGAAAAACTTGCAGATACACAAAGAAACTGGCGAAAACGAAAACAAAAAATGGATAGTGCCGCCGCATGTCTGATATTACAAAATTATGTAGAACAGAAAAAAACTGGTTTATAG
- a CDS encoding polysaccharide deacetylase family protein has translation MNGNKWLSGYMVKWSYWILLITYSLTHLFAYVFGAEKIISLTFHDGPNPKSTPQLLKILDDAGIKATFFVVGKMVEKYPELLKEIHQKGHEIANHTYSHRNLTTLSTTQVISELSKTRLLIKDITGMDTYLFTPPGGQYNSKVITDTNTCGYKMALWSVFPEDHRNPSPVIYEKVVTNSRDGSVVLLHNGPRDTITILPKIIEKLKARGFKFTTLSALLAQGKGKHIVYPRY, from the coding sequence ATGAATGGAAACAAGTGGCTAAGTGGTTATATGGTTAAGTGGTCTTATTGGATTTTACTAATCACTTATTCACTTACCCACTTATTCGCTTATGTTTTTGGTGCAGAAAAAATTATATCGCTAACATTCCACGATGGACCTAATCCGAAATCAACCCCGCAGTTATTAAAAATACTTGATGATGCAGGTATAAAAGCAACCTTTTTTGTCGTCGGTAAAATGGTAGAAAAATATCCGGAACTATTAAAAGAAATACATCAAAAAGGACACGAGATTGCCAATCATACATACAGCCACAGAAACCTTACTACGCTATCAACCACACAGGTTATCTCAGAACTTTCTAAAACACGGCTTCTAATAAAAGATATCACCGGTATGGATACATATCTTTTTACTCCACCCGGTGGGCAGTATAATTCAAAAGTGATTACCGATACAAACACCTGTGGCTACAAAATGGCACTCTGGTCGGTTTTTCCAGAAGACCATAGAAATCCATCACCAGTGATTTATGAAAAAGTAGTTACTAATTCGCGTGATGGTAGTGTTGTGTTGCTTCATAACGGGCCCCGAGATACTATAACCATCCTGCCTAAAATCATAGAGAAACTTAAAGCAAGAGGATTTAAGTTCACAACGCTTTCTGCTCTGCTTGCTCAAGGGAAAGGGAAACACATTGTCTATCCTCGCTATTGA
- the thpR gene encoding RNA 2',3'-cyclic phosphodiesterase, producing the protein MRLFVTVGISAENKNRISEVQSALKKNQYDIKWTELGNLHLTLKFLGEVEENKIAEITEKLKNAIADTKKFEIIFYKLGIFPNNRFPRVLWVGVENGEQELKSLSEKIETALEPLGFEKEKRAFSAHLTLGRFRSPKNNEKLVEILKKIQIEKMLNSVSEILLIKSTLTPKGPIYETIKEFKLEEK; encoded by the coding sequence ATGCGGCTATTTGTTACTGTTGGTATCAGTGCTGAAAATAAAAACAGGATTTCAGAAGTCCAGTCAGCACTCAAAAAAAACCAGTATGATATAAAATGGACTGAGCTAGGGAATCTGCATCTGACATTAAAGTTTTTAGGTGAAGTAGAAGAAAACAAAATCGCTGAGATTACAGAAAAATTGAAAAATGCTATCGCTGATACAAAAAAGTTTGAAATTATATTTTACAAATTAGGCATCTTTCCGAATAATAGGTTCCCGAGAGTTTTGTGGGTTGGTGTAGAGAATGGTGAACAGGAGTTGAAATCGCTTTCTGAAAAAATAGAGACCGCATTAGAACCGCTTGGGTTTGAAAAAGAAAAAAGGGCTTTCTCTGCACATTTGACATTAGGCAGATTTAGAAGCCCCAAAAACAACGAAAAATTGGTTGAGATACTAAAAAAAATACAGATAGAGAAAATGTTGAACTCGGTTTCAGAGATTCTATTAATAAAAAGTACACTGACACCTAAAGGACCGATATACGAAACTATTAAAGAATTCAAACTGGAGGAAAAATGA